The following are encoded in a window of Candidatus Leptovillus gracilis genomic DNA:
- a CDS encoding transposase, giving the protein MAIREIYQCQCGNCQQPKNHPDKQHHHMMNLLLSRLNEQQRRWYVAVEAEKIGHGGTEYMSVVTGINVNTIRKGRQEMANNLVDRPHDRVRIEGGGRKPVEKKIWES; this is encoded by the coding sequence ATGGCCATCAGAGAAATTTATCAATGTCAATGCGGGAATTGTCAACAACCCAAAAATCATCCAGATAAACAGCATCATCACATGATGAATCTGTTGTTGAGCCGCCTCAACGAACAACAACGACGCTGGTATGTCGCCGTTGAAGCCGAAAAAATCGGACATGGCGGCACAGAGTACATGTCTGTTGTCACCGGGATAAATGTCAATACGATTCGCAAAGGGCGTCAAGAAATGGCGAACAATCTGGTGGACCGCCCTCATGACCGTGTGCGTATCGAGGGCGGTGGTCGTAAACCGGTTGAAAAAAAGATCTGGGAATCTTAA
- a CDS encoding ISAzo13 family transposase has translation MGILTAVEEAVVDDVAGDPMSQQKWVRRSLSYIAQELIKRCFRVGRTTVRRLLKKLEYGLCRNRKSVTGATHPERDKQFRYIQRVKKLFLAAGCPVISVDTKKKELIGNFLNQGRNWTKKPEQVNVHDFCQDALGRAVPYGIYDLTHNQGYVYVGTSYDTPEFAAYAIAQWWADPERPRFRCEDKLLILADAGGSNSCRYWLWKQQVQLQLADQFGLEVMICHYPTGASKWNPVEYRLFSQISCNWAGKPLRTWDIMLNYIRGTTTETGLQVKAFLVDRLFEKKKQVTAEERASLYLQRRPICPTWNYVIKPRVCSG, from the coding sequence CTGGGAATCTTAACGGCTGTTGAAGAAGCGGTTGTCGATGATGTGGCCGGTGACCCGATGAGCCAGCAAAAGTGGGTGCGTCGCAGCTTGAGTTACATTGCGCAGGAATTGATCAAACGTTGCTTTCGTGTGGGGCGAACAACCGTCCGGCGATTGTTGAAAAAACTGGAGTATGGCCTGTGTCGCAATCGCAAAAGTGTAACCGGGGCTACGCATCCCGAGCGGGACAAGCAGTTTCGTTACATTCAGCGTGTCAAAAAACTCTTTCTGGCTGCCGGCTGTCCGGTTATCAGTGTGGATACGAAGAAAAAGGAACTCATTGGTAACTTTCTCAATCAAGGCCGCAACTGGACCAAAAAACCGGAACAGGTCAATGTCCATGACTTTTGTCAGGACGCGTTGGGTCGTGCGGTACCGTATGGCATTTATGACCTGACCCACAATCAAGGATATGTCTATGTGGGAACTTCCTACGATACACCAGAATTTGCCGCTTATGCGATTGCCCAATGGTGGGCTGACCCTGAGCGGCCTCGCTTTCGCTGCGAAGACAAGTTGCTTATCCTGGCTGATGCCGGTGGCAGTAACAGTTGTCGCTACTGGCTATGGAAACAGCAGGTTCAACTGCAATTGGCCGACCAGTTTGGTTTGGAGGTCATGATTTGCCACTATCCCACTGGAGCCTCGAAGTGGAACCCTGTCGAGTATCGCCTGTTTAGTCAGATTTCTTGCAATTGGGCCGGGAAACCGCTTCGCACTTGGGATATCATGCTCAACTACATCCGAGGCACGACCACTGAAACCGGGTTACAAGTGAAGGCATTTCTGGTTGACCGCCTCTTCGAGAAAAAGAAGCAGGTCACAGCCGAAGAAAGGGCATCGCTTTATTTGCAACGACGACCGATTTGTCCGACTTGGAATTACGTCATTAAGCCCCGTGTTTGTTCTGGATGA
- a CDS encoding zinc-binding dehydrogenase produces MAPTGWAWIQRENWTVLFQLLAERKIKPIIYRKFPILEAAKANELLESGQVIGNVVLLSPGPLR; encoded by the coding sequence ATGGCACCCACCGGCTGGGCGTGGATTCAAAGGGAAAATTGGACTGTATTATTTCAGCTGCTGGCAGAACGAAAAATAAAACCCATTATTTATCGAAAATTCCCTATTTTGGAAGCAGCCAAGGCGAATGAACTGCTGGAAAGCGGTCAGGTTATCGGCAATGTGGTCCTGTTATCACCCGGCCCCTTACGATGA
- a CDS encoding transposase, producing MDRWLYGGHSLIGLADSYGIELIHPRREGRSEEQIGRKGLSNHRWIVGGKLCFLLNNLGLIVDWDMDTANVHDGTAFQDLINRHAAYMAIFADTGFTKKDWHPDNLRRALAENGTPA from the coding sequence GTGGACAGATGGCTTTATGGCGGCCATTCCCTGATCGGACTGGCTGATTCTTATGGCATTGAATTGATTCACCCGCGTCGGGAAGGACGCAGCGAAGAACAGATTGGGCGCAAAGGGTTGTCTAATCATCGTTGGATTGTCGGCGGCAAGTTGTGTTTCCTTTTGAACAACCTTGGTTTGATTGTGGACTGGGATATGGACACCGCTAATGTGCATGATGGCACCGCTTTTCAAGACCTCATCAACCGCCATGCTGCTTACATGGCCATCTTTGCCGACACCGGTTTTACGAAAAAGGATTGGCACCCGGACAATTTGCGCCGCGCCCTCGCGGAGAATGGAACACCCGCATGA